A window of Cheilinus undulatus linkage group 1, ASM1832078v1, whole genome shotgun sequence contains these coding sequences:
- the e2f8 gene encoding transcription factor E2F8, which yields MKLLGWCAASDENHPTMGPLTTPKKGREVGSVDPWTPTSNLKMLISAASPDIRNREKELCMDNDGPDGAELTQETENGEEKIISRKEKSLGLLCHKFLARYPDYPNPALNNDICLDDVATELNVERRRIYDIMNVLESLHMVSRSAKNRYTWHGRTKLAQTLAILKQVGEEHKYGQQMQQIKQRLLDREFDFDGEEKENEEVVDMENGEQGQKELFFVELPGVEFKAASVNSRKDKSLRVMSQKFVMLFLVSNPRVVSLDVAAKILIGEDQGADQDKNKFKTKVRRLYDIANVLRSLKLIEKVHVTEERGRKPAFEWVGPEEFLQEKDSEDVTSESQSKKKTTLESRASVDNCAKNLFSSTGVKRSFTRHPSLIKLARSIQDDRRKINSAPTSPVKSGLSDSSNADFPNKMAQLAAICKIELDQEHVPEAADPQPTATPSSEPTSSSQKEPPQAQFLTPTQDSGVNTTVHLTPSTPLGALPAGSVAYIPAQCSSMIPVLLPQQRGSGPFAVYLQGPSSRPNPLARPQPTSLAVRSMTFEDKTGQSPTGQCSAKSQLASGRAPDISPLAIKRLRSDSTSESSPSKAKRKDPNFKDTSPKLCEILQARLKAHRSSQLSSRPSPRALHLDPEFVNTPGAPAASQTLEQSLETFLDREDKTANSDSEAGLTPVRAIPLTPGQLHTETLVPAGYLIPISQQSLIGYKEMQSSGRESNKAPTPTYNVYKTPTAGSRPTLAQEITPTNIRLHKPVAVTSPQTAQQIRRLHSPSPAILNFTLQNLGLISGSSPGNTFTDPQTPENANTLPSPLSLQQRGMVFIKPVSPVPIQQSVSGQPLALISLQQPLMTTPKGNGLPQPSFFHTPVPLSPLAAMVTTSGPPATKTVYIPQRKLDVSTEDSSNP from the exons atgaaattattGGGTTGGTGTGCAGCATCGGACGAGAACCATCCAACCATGGGTCCCCTCACCACACCTAAAAAGGGACGAGAAGTTGGCTCCGTCGATCCTTGGACGCCAACTTCAAACTTGAAAATGCTCATAAGTGCAGCTAGTCCAGACATCAGGAACCGAGAGAAGGAGCTGTGCATGGACAACGATGGACCAGATGGTGCTGAATTGACACAG GAAACTGAAAATGGAGAAGAGaaaataatcagcaggaaagaGAAGAGTTTGGGCTTACTATGTCATAAATTCCTCGCCAGATACCCAGATTACCCGAATCCTGCACTAAACAACGACATCTGCCTGGATGACGTTGCCACTGAGCTCA ATGTCGAACGCAGGCGGATCTACGACATCATGAATGTGCTGGAGAGCCTGCACATGGTGAGCCGCTCCGCCAAAAACCGCTACACGTGGCACGGCCGCACCAAGCTGGCTCAGACTCTCGCCATTCTGAAGCAAGTTGGTGAGGAGCACAAATACGGCCAGCAGATGCAGCAGATCAAGCAGCGACTCCTAGACAGAGAGTTTGACTTTGacggagaggagaaggagaacgAGGAGGTGGTGGACATGGAGAACGGGGAGCAGGGACAGAAGGAGCTCTTCTTTGTGGAACTTCCAGGAGTGGAGTTCAAAGCAG CCTCTGTCAACAGTAGGAAAGACAAATCTCTGAGGGTGATGAGTCAGAAGTTCGTCATGCTCTTTCTGGTCTCTAATCCTCGTGTGGTCAGTCTTGATGTGGCCGCCAAGATCTTGATTGGCGAGGACCAAGGAGCTGATCAGGACAAGAACAAGTTCAAGA CCAAGGTGCGACGGTTATATGACATTGCTAACGTTCTTCGGAGCCTGAAGCTCATCGAGAAAGTTCACGTGACAGAGGAAAGGGGCAGAAAACCAGCATTTGAATGGGTCGGCCCAGAAGAATTCCTACAAGAAAAAG aCTCAGAAGATGTCACGTCTGAGAGCCAGTCAAAGAAGAAAACTACCCTGGAGTCTCGTGCGTCTGTTGACAACTGTGCCaaaaacctcttttcatcaACTGGGGTAAAACGCAGCTTCACCCGGCACCCTTCCCTCATAAAACTGGCCAGAAGCATTCAGGACGACCGCCGCAAGATCAACTCTGCCCCCACTAGTCCTGTGAAGAGTGGCCTCA gCGATTCATCAAACGCTGACTTCCCAAACAAAATGGCCCAACTCGCTGCTATTTGTAAGATTGAGCTCGACCAAGAGCATGT ACCTGAAGCTGCAGATCCACAGCCTACTGCTACTCCAAGTTCAGAGCCGACCTCCTCCAGTCAAAAGGAACCACCTCAGGCTCAGTTTTTAACTCCCACCCAGGACTCTGGAGTCAACACTACTGTCCACCTCACACCCAGCACCCCACTGGGAGCTTTGCCCGCCGGCTCTGTCGCATACATCCCTGCACAGTGTTCATCCATGATCCCGGTCCTCTTACCTCAGCAGAGAGGAAGCGGACCCTTTGCCGTATATTTACAGGGTCCCTCTTCTAGGCCGAACCCTCTAGCTCGACCACAGCCGACCAGCCTTGCTGTCCGCTCCATGACCTTTGAGGATAAGACCGGGCAGAGTCCGACGGGTCAGTGTTCAGCCAAGAGCCAGCTGGCTTCAGGCAGGGCGCCAGACATCAGCCCACTAGCGATCAAACGGCTCCGTTCAGATTCAACCTCAGAGAGCAGCCCCTCCAAGGCAAAGAGGAAGGACCCTAACTTTAAG GACACCTCTCCAAAGCTCTGTGAGATCCTGCAGGCTCGTCTTAAAGCCCATCGCAGCTCTCAGCTCTCGAGCCGACCTTCACCTCGAGCTCTACACCTGGACCCGGAGTTTGTAAACACCCCTGGTGCTCCTGCAGCCAGTCAGACACTAGAACAGAGCCTGGAGACTTTCCTGGACAGAGAAGACAAGACGGCAAACTCAGACAGTGAAGCAGGTTTAACTCCAGTTAGAGCCATACCTCTGACGCCAGGACAGCTTCACACTGAG ACTTTAGTGCCAGCCGGGTACCTGATCCCGATCTCCCAGCAGTCCCTCATCGGCTACAAGGAAATGCAAAGTTCAGGGAGAGAAAGCAACAAGGCCCCGACTCCAACTTACAACGTCTACAAAACACCTACAGCAG GCTCCAGGCCCACCTTAGCACAGGAGATCACACCCACCAACATCCGTCTCCACAAACCTGTCGCTGTCACCTCGCCTCAAACCGCCCAGCAGATCCGCCGCCTCCACAGCCCAAGCCCCGCCATCCTAAACTTCACGCTGCAGAATCTGGGACTTATCTCAGGCTCCAGTCCAGGAAACACCTTCACTGACCCCCAGACTCCTGAGAATGCCAACACCCTGCCCAGCCCGCTGAGTCTGCAACAGAGAGGGATGGTTTTCATCAAACCTGTGTCCCCTGTGCCCATCCAGCAGTCTGTGTCAGGACAACCACTGGCTTTGATCAGTTTACAACAG CCTCTGATGACCACCCCTAAAGGGAACGGGCTCCCTCAGCCCAGCTTCTTCCACACGCCTgttcccctctctcctctggcTGCCATGGTAACCACCAGCGGACCCCCAGCCACTAAAACTGTTTACATCCCTCAGAGGAAGCTGGACGTCAGCACCGAGGACTCGTCTAATCCCTGA